From the Limanda limanda chromosome 7, fLimLim1.1, whole genome shotgun sequence genome, the window AACTGCagtgttttgttcattttagGCCTCAGATTCAGAAATATGTTGTCTTTGTGGCAGAccccagaaagaaaaaaataacagacaTATATCAATGGGTCTACATCTCGTTAGAATTCGTTTTTCATACCACTGCACAAAGCGCTCGTGGAGTTTGTTCCCTGTGTAATCAGtgaattgtcttttttaaatagttAGACATGGCCACAgggctttgtttttctttctctcaacctttgacctctggaatCCCACagcctgacctgtgtgtgtgtttgtgtgtgtgtgtgcgtgtgtgtgtgtgtgtgtgtgtgtccgtccacAGGGGATGTGTTCCTGCTGCAGACGAGGGACAGAAAGAATCCTCTGGTGTACACTGTCTTCTCTACTTCCAGGTCAGAGTCCTttcatattgtttgtgtgcgggcacaaaagagaaggagaacGGAGGAAAagtcatactgtgtgtgtgtgtgtgtgtgtgtgttttgatgtaTCTAAACCAGCTCCCCCTGTCCCCCAGCAGCAGTGTATTTAAAGGCTCAGCTGTGTGCCTCTACTCCATGAATGACATCCGGAGGGCCTTCCTGGGGCCCTTTGCTCACAAAGAGGGGCCCAACTACCAGTGGGTCCCCTTCCAGGGAAAAGTCCCCTATCCCCGCCCAGGAATGGTATGTCAATAACTACCCATCTATAGATAAAAGCCAggagttttttatttatgatgAAAGTACATGGACAGAGGTTTTGTGCTTCTAGTAcatgtgctttcatgaataTTTCCCTTTGATGATACTATGAAGGGGGAAACATTGTCCTTATTGCCTTTCTACATTACATTGGACAGCTATAGTTAACTCGTTACCCTTGTCTTCGTCCTCTGACCAGAAGTTTTGCGGTTCGACCGCTTTCTCCCCCGCTgcgcatgccgaagtgtccttggacaagttactgaaccccaaattgcggCTAATGGCTGTGCCGACATTGTTTGAAAGATGTGGATGACAGAAATGTACTGTCAAGCCTTTTGAgcggtcatcaagactagaaaagctttatataaatacagaccatttgtTATTCTTCTGCATAATGAAGACTTGTTTAAATCTACGCACACAACTATGATAATTGTTTTGTTAGTTTTCTGTGCTTTTACAGAGAAAGTTAAGTCTTCTGTGCGTGATGTTCTAATTCGAATTTATAATGTAAAGTCTTCACATTTAATGGGGTAATTTTATGGTAATGCTACTTTTCTGTAAGTTTTATAGAACGGATGTGAACACTTCTGCACCTCATGTTTCTAATATTTCCCTCTGGGATGCTGAATCACTTTATATTCACATCTCATTGAGGAGCACACTCTGTCCACATTGAAAATATTAAGTTATGTTATGTATTCATGAATCCCAATGTCTTTGTGATATATAATTGTGGTTCCTTCATACAGTTGCAATTCTCTGCATTAGTCCTAATTTCCTCCGCAAGCCCGCCGCAATCCTCCCGATCAATAAGTGCTTATTAGGGCCCTTACATTCTGCTTAGCACACAAGTAAAGCGTCAGCAGGATTTGTTATGCAGCGCTTCAGCTGTTACTGCCACAGCAGAACAATCCCCATTGTATGACTGCAGAATAGTAATTGTACTTGGCCTACAGTAAACCCTCGCTCACGCCACCATCACCTCATTGGGTTGTAAAATCAGCAGAACAAAcaaaattaaaggaaaaaccATCCTGCTTAAAGGAGAATTATGCCAAACTGCCTTTAAGCAGAGTCGGTGTTTAAAATGCATaaaccccaaaaatgtaataattcatGATAACTGCAGGACAAAAACCCACATCATTTAACATAATTatgttaaacagaaaaaaggtaAATATCATTATTAAACTTGCTGCAGAATATTGCAGTTAAATCCTGGTTCCCTGGAATGAAAGTGCAGGACAGGAATTTTAATTAGAGGGTGAAGTTGGACTCTGACCTGGAGAAAATCTCTGTCACGTCCCTGTGACCCATCACGCCATAATCACCTCTCTGTGGCTTTGTGTTCTCCGGGCCAACTGGCTTTTTGTTGCATGAAACAAATTTCCTCAGATAAGTGTCATTATGGAATATTTGACTCTCACAGTCGGTCCTGTTCTGCAGAGCCGAAACAAATCCTTTAGAACTATTAAATATCTGCACAGCAGCTAAATCcttctataaatataaatgaacgTTCACACGTTCACTGAGTGCCAGGCCAAAGTCCCCATTGCAGATCAGCTTGATATGTACCAAAGTGGAGccgaaaacacaacagcaaaataaAGGCAAAAGACTGTATTGTCACATTTAATCAGATTATGTATCCATTCActtaacaaattaaattatactTTATCTCCTCTCTTTAGTGTCCTAGCAAGACATTTGGAAGCTTTGAATCCACTAAGGGTTTCCCGGACGATGTGATCCAGTTTGCCCGTCACCACCCGCTGATGTACAACCCCGTCTACCCTATGAGCCGCCGGCCCGTCTTCGTCAGGACCAACGTGGACTACAGCTTCACGCAGATCGCTGTGGACAGAGTCAGCGCCGCCGACGGACAGTATGACGTCATGTTTATTGGCACAGGTGAGCGACTTGTTTTCGGGATCTTAATGTTAACATTCAAACATGTAAATAATGAGACAACACAGTAAAACACTCTGCATGTGTTATTCCAGACAAAGGGACCGTCCTGAAGGTCATCAACGTCCCCAAGGAAATCTGGAACAACATGGAGGAGCTTCTGCTGGAAGAGCTGGAGGTCTTCAAGGTAAGAAAAGGacaataaccttttttttctctgacagtTTATTGTCATATGATAATGTGCATGTGAAATAATTTGCCTTaagtaataacaaataaatacatatacaaCATATAGCGCTAATTCATTTGTCTCCTCCGCTCTTCAGGATGCATCATCTATCATCAACATGCAGATCTCCTCAAAACGGGTAAGTTTGTTAGATATAAATTCAATAGCAACCCATTGCAAATGTACTGAAGGACAATAGTGTATatggtttttcttttcctgcacacacagagtcacCATGCAGCAAACTAATGTCCGATGCACAGAGAGCTGGATTGTTGGATTTAAACAGAATTTTAAAACGTGTCCCTGCTCTGTCCCTTCACAGCAACAGCTGTATGTGGGCTCGGACACAGGCATCGCCCAGGTCCCCCTTCACCGCTGCAGCGTGTACGGGAAGGCCTGCGCTGAGTGCTGCCTGGCCAGAGACCCTTACTGCGCCTGGGACGGGACTTCCTGCACTCGCTATCTGCCAAACACCAAGAGGTCTGTGACATGTATACACTGATGACACACCATTTGTTACTTTGTgcaaaaaaaactgtgaaaaaccTTTTTCTATTCCTGATCCTGAAGTAGATTGTGAAACTCTTTTCTCACAACATTTTACAGACGTTTCCGGCGCCAGGACGTGAGGAATGGAGACCCCAACACTCTCTGTTCTGGAGGTGAGGTTTACAGCTCATTTTTACCAATGTGCTGATTAACAGCTCCGATGTTGTCAAGGTTTAGTTTTACATGTTCAAATATTCAAGATGTGAAATATCTTTTAAATGAAACTTGAAATCTATTAAATTTATATAAAGTGCTTTTTTGGGTTAGCATTTTAGGAGCACACTAGTAATTCTACGTTTTCCTCAGCATTCACTGTATTGTGTGGAATAAAGTGATGATGAACTGTATTAATGTAATGAATAGTAATAGCTGAACAGACAAATAAATCTGGCCTACacacacgccacacacacacacacacacatatatatatatatatatatatagagagagagagacagctttttctgtatttcattgccttttttattctcttgtctaaCTCATTCTGACTTAAGATGTTGTAATGACTGAATTTCCCCAAGATGTGATCGttaaagttttatcttatctcttAGAAAATCAAACGAATGCCATCATCCAATTTTTGTAATTTGATTATGCTTCTATTATTAATCTATTACTTATTCTAATGCAAAGCTCTGGAAGGTTTGATTAGTCCCTCATTCGACCAGTGTTGAATTGCAGCAGAGGTATGttcaataaataagaaaaaagccTCACTCGGCTCCTGCTCTGACTCACTGAGACTCCTGGCCTCTGACGTTTCACTGTCCCTGTGCCAAAAAATCCAAAAAAAATCCCTCTCCCCTCCACCTCCGCTGACCCCCTGTCCTCCCAGACCACAATAGCGGCATTCTGCAGCTATCTGTCTTTCTGCCACATAACTGAATCAGGCTAATCGCTCAAACCGAAGGAGCTCCTGGGTAATACGATTACATCATGTGGCAGGCGAGGCCACGTTGTGCAAAGCTAATGAAGGTCGGAGTAATGTCCCTGATGAGTGTGGCATTACCCCAAAGCGCTGGTCAGGACTCGGTTTGGCACTTTTCACAGACACTTTACTTTATTCTCTCTGATCCACTTCTGGACTGGAAATGTGAGAATGCACGCGCTCCTACTATAATGAATACTAATCAGATTTTGAATACAGTGGCTGTTGTCAATTTGAGTGTTGCGGTTTTAGTGACAAACCGAGGTCGCACAATAAAAGTCCTTGTTTGATATCACACATCAGACATGTGATACAAATGAACCCCCATCAGTGCAGGATGCTGTCGCTATTTGTGAGTGAGCTGAACTTTGCTGTCAGTAACCTCACAGAGGCCGTCATTATCATCAGTGTTGACTAACACTCCAAACTGACAAACAATATGGGTTTTGGTTTGATTCAAGAGCCTAATAAGCATCATAGATTTGCCTGTAAGACTTACTAATTATAGATCAGGGCTTACTTTGATATCACACATTATCACCTCAGGTTGCTTACGCACCATTCTGTCTTTTTTATGTCCATCCTGATTGTCCTATCCTGTCTTCCATGTCcttcacttttcctttttttccattttcgaGCTCACTGTCCTGTGAGCACATGTCCCGAGTAGCAGCAGACCCATAAtgtctttgtctctgctgccccctgtaGACCACCACAAGCACCGCGTGGCAGAGAAGAAGTTGTATGGAGTTGAGGCCAGCAGCACTTTCTTGGAGTGTATCCCCAAGTCCCTTCAGGCCCAAGTGACCTGGACCTTCCAGAAACATCCGCAGAACCCCAGAGAAGAGGTGAGAGGGGTCACAGTTCTGTTCTAAGGCTTTACAGTAGTGTGTATACAAGACGCCAGGGGGAAGTGACTGATGGGACAACTGAGAGTAGAACCGCTCCTGGTGATAAGTGATACaaaatgtgtatatgtttataagAACAATAAACATATATGCACTACTTCTTTTATCAGAGATTACTATATGTCCAATTTATCTACATCCCTccaaaatgtttgatattgaaGACATCTGTAAGGTTGGGTGTGCTTAGCCCCCTTAGGACCCCTCGTGTACACGTGTAACAGGCCAAATGAACCCCTGCCCAGATTAAACCTGAGTATACTTTGGCCCAGGCCAGAGTTTACCCCGGGGATAAACTGTCCTAGGGGTAGTTTTGGCCCCAGGGTATAAATTGGCCTGGAGTATAAATTTACCTAGACCCCTTTAACCCCAGGTATAGTCCGGACTGGGGgtatactatggcctgttacaccggtTTTGTGCATTTAATATGAACGTTATTATGATGCTGATAAACATTTAGGTTCTTACTAATTATtctaaataaaactttgaatcaTATCCTTAATTATTCATCAGCTCCTTCATTTTTATCAAATCGTCTGTCTCTTTCCCAGGTGCGTCTCGATGACCGCATCCTCCAGACAGACAGGGGCCTCCTGATCCGCAGAGTCCTGAAGAGAGACGTCGGCGTCTACCAGTGCCACGCCATGGAGTACGGCTTCACCCAAACCCTACTGGGCATCACCTTGGAAGTGGTTCCCTCCATATCCTCCCCGGCCTCCAGTCGTCCTTCCGACGCCACTGTGCGCAGCGGAGGTGGGGGGGCGGCCGTGACCAATCAGAAGCTCTGGTACCGGGACTTCATGCAGCTGGTGGACCACCCGAACCTGAGCACCGTCGACCAGATTTGCGAGCAAGTCTGGGCACGCAAGAACGCCGGCGGTGACCAGGTGGATAAGGTCTTTCCTGCGGCCGGCAAGGAGGTCCTGTCCGCGGGCCCTGCCGTCCGCCCGGCCAACAAGAAGTGGAAGCATCTCCAGGAGATCCGGAAGGGACGAAACCGCCGGACCCACGACGGGAAACCAAACCCTCGTGCCCCCCGCAGCGCAGGGGAGTAACAACGGAGAGAGGAaaagacggagagggagaaaagaatgACTGAGAAAGGAGGAGTAGACGATAGAGACTGAGAGACCGAGAACTTCTGGAGGTGTCACAcatacagataaacacacacacatacacacacacacacacactcacagactcacacagcaCCTCCtgtattgtgtatatttatCCATGGATGCCCCCACTATATTGTTCACCCATCCCTGAGTCCTCGTCCCTCTGGCCAGCCCCTGCATGTGCTGCCTTACTGCCCAAATCGATTCTGCACGATCCCTTTACACTGGTCACTAGCATAGTTGAGTGTTGAAGCAGGAAGTCGACACGTCTGTCTCTGTGGGCAATAAACTGAACCCCGCCTGTCCTCTCATCTACCACTGACTGTACATGGAGCTCAGGAGGATGACCCAGCTCAGAAGTTTGTCCCGACACACCCTTACTGAAAGCATGAACCCCTCCTCTCTGGACGACACCACTTGGAAAAACAACCAGTCCCAACGTTTCACAACCAATCTCCCTTTCTTACTCGAACATTTAATACCAATGCAGAAAAATGGTGGACTTTTGAGTGTTGTGAATAATGGAATAGAATGGAGAAATGTGTCAATTGGAATACAGGACCGAGTGAAGTCTCTAactggaaacacacaatgaCGTATGCATGCAGATAGAACactttaaaatatgatttctaCATAGATCAATGAATTGATCTACTTCCTGTGGTTCTCCCGGTGCACATATTTCCACTAAACTCAACCTTCACATGGTTTTGTGTGCACATTGTGTGCACGGTGTATATTTGCGGGTCACTGATGGGGGAGAGATGTGTGGGGCAGCCTGTGGAATGGAGCAGCGTGGTGGAGACTCTATCGTAACTTTCTCTCTTAGCGGTTTCCTTAGGCACACTGAGgctttgttgcagcagaataAATCTCACAACACAAAGCAGTTACGGTTCGAGAGCAGACGCAAGTGGCCAGATAGGATTATATTACTTTACTGATCCAAACCACTAGAAATTGAGGGGTGGAAAAACTACTGGCATTCCATGATGTGAGGGAAAGATGAGATGTTTACAGTTCAGTACAGAAGTCAGTCTTCAAAGGCCCAAAAGTCCTTATAAAACCTGGATTACATCTTAAATAAGTTAATCGTGTTTAATGTAGCGTCTCTAACATACATAGATATTACAATTAGCGATGAAAGTCCatataaataaagagttttGACAAGATCCAAATCTTCACGATAAACTTCAATATTTATTGCTTTAATTAAACTGTGTTCAATATTTAGTGTGTTGATATAGAGGCTGACGAGCACAGTGGTTTGGGTGGACACCATTAaaagcgaggaggaggaggaaaggtcTTAGTGGACTCCAGGTTTGACAACCTAGTTTCTGGGCTtcagtacagtatatatatttgcatgatatttatgagtgaaaatatgattttttcttttctttgtataCTAAGTGGTACTTCTACTCCTAGCTCTTTTTCACTGTTCTtgcatatgtttgtttgtgataaATACATATATGCAAATGTTATGAAAATGACAGATATGTAAACTCCTCACTCGGCACAGGAAGCTGTTTCTGTGCTGCCCACAATGCatttcaccttcaccttccatTTGACTTCATTCACTGTTGTGGTCACTCGTGTACAGTCATGATTATTGACTTTTGCTGCTTAAAAATATCATCTCGTCTTAATGGACAATTAGTACAATAAggtcttccttctctctgtctgtagtcCGATCTCTCTGTGTATGATCTGTAAAGAAACCTTGTTTGTTGGTTGTCTGTGCTAACATGGTGTGTTGTAGCCTGCCCCCTAGTGTCCATTGTGTGTACAGGCTCAGATGAATAGCTTACCTGTGGTACAATTCTTTATTATATCATAGTCTATCGAAATGAGAGAAAGCAACTGGCCTTGTAAGATAGAACATTCATATACGTTTTTCACTCTTGAAATCTCACTGATGATTTTAAAGACGGATAAATGGTCttatttgtgctgctgctgtcatttcTCACAAGAGTAATGGCTTTAAATAATTTCCAGTATGCGCagacaaaatgtattttgtaataGTGTCCTTATTTCCACATTAGGCTTTGTCCATGAATTCCCATGATAATGTACTTTGGATCAAAGGAGGCAGCACAATCTTGGCCTAAGAGTGGATTTGAGATGAACCTGAGTCGTCGTTATTTAAATATCTTCGTTAGAGAGATGTAACTAACTCATTAAACTGATCtgaactgactgactgacaccTGTGAAAGGGACACTCTGCATTTTTACGCCACATTCAGGAAAAGGATTAGATGCAAAaaggagacaaaaaaacaaaactgagttTATCCCTATTACGTCGAGAGATTAATCATAATTAGTcgcatatttgttttgttttttaacaaaacCTTATTTACACCAGTCGTCATGTCAGACTTGAAGGAGTCTCCCTTTTAAACCAGCTGATGTTTTGTCCTCTTTTAAAATTGCATGACCGATGTTAGTGGCTAATCGCGTTTGACAATGGTGTGGTGGCaagaaagagcaaaagaaagaaagaaagcacaatgttgaatattattattattcctatgtatttatgtgcaaaGATAAGCTGATGTGTTGtggtggatttttatttttcttataaaTGTAGATTTACATCTGTATCGTTCATGTTCTGCTGAAATAGGACTCATCCTCAACATTTTTTGTACATGATGGCCAATGGGGAACCTCTTCCTGAACAGTGTCCAATTAGAGTCTTCGTTGTTCACACGGCCCTCCAATCAACACTCCTGTTGTATATCCCATGCCATGTGACGCACCCCTGTCTGACAGCACAAGGAGaggcttgtgtatgtgtgtgtgtgtgtgtgaatgtatgtgagcgagagagaagtgtgtttgtgtgtatgtgtgttttttgtgtgtgtgagcgagcatTATGGGGGAAAGCAGAGCTCTGTATATAATGGCAAAGGAACAGCAGTGTGCATTTGTCGAGCGGTCTGAAGGTTCAAAGGTCAAGGCCAAAGTTAACATGGTGCACTGTAATTCTCCCAGAGGTCTTTgtgaaatgtcatgtttttgattaacacaataaaaatatgCAGTTACTTAAAAATCTATATGTCTGATCTCTTCACTAATAACATAAGGGCAAGAAATTGTTAAAAGACTCATCAATCCAGCATGTTATTCATTACTATATtactattttattattataataagcCACATCTTCTGAGTCATGACAGTTTCGGTTTAATTAAAGATAAAGATGGTCAACACTGTTTGGGAATATTCcgcatttcttttttaatatttgttaatACCATATTTCATGGAAGGAAGCCTGGAAACAAAGTATAGCTGATTTATTAAAATCATATCGTTTAATTAAAGGTTTTTATATTCTTAGCTCTAGCTGACTAGATTCTAAATTACATAATTTGCATTTCGACCACATGATGGCAGTAATGCTGTGATAACTGAAGACCCGTAATAGGCTTTACAGTGCTGTTAGAGTGATGAATCAAGTCATCTAAAGCTGTTCTCCCTTTCTTCCCCTGCTGGGCGACACCTCTTCTGCACGTACCATTCATGATAGTTTCGGTTTTCACAGTTAAAGGTAGGATTTTACAAATTAAGCTTTGGAAAGTAAAGTAAGAAGTAGAACCGTTGAGTACATATCCAACATcaaaaatgaaataagaaaatgaGAATAAGAAACACAGATGACAAAGGtcaatgctaatgctaatccTCCTACAGTAGCCAGccatgcaaacagacacacacacacgccctccACTTATATTAGAAAGGCGCTGAGCACTTGTTTTTCGACATTGCCATCAATAAACTAGAGTTATGTTGTTTCCAATACAGAACCGTTAATGATTTATAAAATCTGACACAcgagaataaaataaatgatttatatataaaaatgctACGAATGCTAGAGGgtcagagaaaaggaaataaagcaACATTATCTTACTTAATTTGgcttaatttaaaaatgttggaGGTAGATTCTGTATTCACACAGTCATGTTAAACACTCAGACATTTGGTTTGGTCAACAGTTTCTAATGCATAATTTGCAATGACAGAAGCTTGAGCAAAAGAACACGACCGTTTCCCATGTCTCCTCGTGAAGTGAACAAACACAGGGTTTAACTGTTTGAGAACAAATAACTTCACAGCATGAAGCGGCTAATACGTGTAATACagaacagaaagagaagaaatgcAAGTTGCTTGCAGAAACCTGATTTAGATCTTAGGCCCCCGCCCCCACTGTGGCTCTAACCTCCCTTGACCAGTCCCCTTGTTCCATCTGTATATCAGTGTCTCCATCTTTGACATGGAGACCAACATTCTTCATACTCATATCATCATGACCTGCCTGTCAGCACTGGGaacacagatatacacacacaaacgcacacatgcacaaactctAGACCACTTGTGTCCCTTTATACATGAAAAACATTCACATATGTGTAAGTCTTCAATGACGTGtacacattcactcactcagacacacatgtGAATGCAGTATGTGGTCACCAGCCATAAACACATAGGAAATGAAATTGGGTCCATATTATTCAAACTGGCAACCCATTAGTTCCCCCGTGTTCTCAATGGCCCTCAgtattttgcatgtgtgtttaagtgGGTCTGCAGTGGTCCGTGGGGTATAAAGTGAGGGTTCATTTCCGTATGCTGGTTTAACTGGGTACCACTTGccattctctgtgtgtgtttatgt encodes:
- the sema3b gene encoding semaphorin-3B — protein: MMTMMMMMAAMMVTCSSLFLLGVAAAAHASSSPMTRTSSSSSSSSSSTSSSSSSPRMKLSYKELQQFHGVRRYELERSCCFSALLLDEERGRLFVGAKNFLLSLSLDNIAKQEHKIYWPAPVDWREECNWAGKDITSDCVNYVKIVHHYNRTHLYACGTGAFHPTCAFVEVGHKMEDSVFRIDPSKVEDGKGKSPYDPRHNAASVLIGDELYAGVATDLMGRDFTIFRSLGRRPSIRTEQHDSRWLNEPKFIGSFWVPESENPDDDKVFFFFRETAVEAQGLGKSTYSRIGQLCRNDMGGQRSLVNKWTTFLKTRLICSVPGADGSDTYFDELRDVFLLQTRDRKNPLVYTVFSTSSSVFKGSAVCLYSMNDIRRAFLGPFAHKEGPNYQWVPFQGKVPYPRPGMCPSKTFGSFESTKGFPDDVIQFARHHPLMYNPVYPMSRRPVFVRTNVDYSFTQIAVDRVSAADGQYDVMFIGTDKGTVLKVINVPKEIWNNMEELLLEELEVFKDASSIINMQISSKRQQLYVGSDTGIAQVPLHRCSVYGKACAECCLARDPYCAWDGTSCTRYLPNTKRRFRRQDVRNGDPNTLCSGDHHKHRVAEKKLYGVEASSTFLECIPKSLQAQVTWTFQKHPQNPREEVRLDDRILQTDRGLLIRRVLKRDVGVYQCHAMEYGFTQTLLGITLEVVPSISSPASSRPSDATVRSGGGGAAVTNQKLWYRDFMQLVDHPNLSTVDQICEQVWARKNAGGDQVDKVFPAAGKEVLSAGPAVRPANKKWKHLQEIRKGRNRRTHDGKPNPRAPRSAGE